The Saprospiraceae bacterium genome includes a window with the following:
- a CDS encoding HypC/HybG/HupF family hydrogenase formation chaperone produces MCLAIPGKIMSMNPSVDDLLRTAKVSFSGIIKDVNLSMTPEAKTGDYVLVHVGVAISIVDEQEANKIFSYLTDMGEVDEIEPD; encoded by the coding sequence ATGTGTCTTGCTATTCCAGGTAAAATTATGAGCATGAATCCGTCTGTGGATGACCTCCTAAGAACAGCAAAGGTTTCATTCAGCGGAATCATAAAAGACGTCAACCTATCCATGACTCCGGAAGCAAAAACCGGAGATTATGTGCTGGTCCATGTCGGAGTAGCTATCAGCATTGTAGACGAACAAGAAGCCAATAAAATCTTCAGTTATCTTACTGATATGGGAGAGGTGGACGAAATTGAGCCTGACTAA
- a CDS encoding SPFH domain-containing protein, translating to MNPGLIVLLPLLFLLLLSAFFTVKQQTAAIVERFGRYNSIRHSGLHMKIPFIDRIAGRLNLRIQQLDVIIETKTKDNVFVKMKVSVQFKVIQEKVYDAFYKLEYPHDQITSYVFDVVRAEVPKLKLDDVFERKDDIAVAVKRELNEAMTTYGYDIINTLITDIDPDIQVKNAMNRINAADREKTAAEYEAEAGRIRIVAKAKAEAESKKLQGQGIADQRREIARGLVESVDILNQVGINSQEASALIVVTQHYDTLQAIGADANSNLILLPNSPQAGTDMLNNMVASFTASNQVGESMKAANSTKRLHKPHEKDEFGRHKDE from the coding sequence ATTAATCCAGGTTTGATAGTACTATTGCCGCTACTTTTTTTACTTTTACTATCTGCTTTTTTCACTGTCAAGCAGCAGACAGCCGCTATTGTAGAGCGTTTTGGTAGGTACAACAGCATCCGGCACTCCGGTTTGCACATGAAGATACCTTTTATAGATCGAATAGCAGGGAGACTCAATCTGCGCATACAGCAGCTGGATGTCATCATCGAGACCAAAACCAAAGACAATGTATTTGTCAAGATGAAAGTATCCGTACAGTTTAAAGTTATACAGGAAAAAGTATACGATGCATTTTATAAACTTGAGTACCCTCATGACCAGATCACTTCATACGTTTTTGATGTAGTGAGAGCCGAAGTACCCAAGCTTAAGTTGGATGATGTCTTTGAAAGAAAGGATGACATTGCAGTTGCTGTCAAGCGGGAGCTCAACGAAGCTATGACTACATACGGATATGATATCATCAATACCCTGATCACGGATATTGATCCGGACATCCAAGTTAAAAACGCCATGAACCGTATCAATGCAGCTGACAGGGAAAAAACAGCTGCAGAGTATGAAGCTGAAGCCGGCAGAATCAGGATTGTGGCCAAGGCTAAGGCTGAGGCAGAAAGCAAAAAACTTCAGGGTCAGGGTATCGCTGACCAACGTAGGGAAATCGCACGTGGGCTTGTAGAAAGTGTTGATATTCTCAATCAGGTGGGCATCAATTCGCAAGAAGCATCCGCACTGATTGTGGTCACTCAACATTATGATACATTGCAGGCAATAGGCGCAGATGCCAACTCCAATTTGATATTGTTACCCAATTCCCCTCAAGCAGGTACGGATATGCTCAATAACATGGTAGCGAGTTTTACAGCAAGTAATCAGGTAGGGGAGTCAATGAAGGCTGCTAACAGCACTAAAAGACTTCATAAGCCTCATGAAAAGGATGAGTTTGGAAGGCACAAGGACGAGTAG
- the hypA gene encoding hydrogenase maturation nickel metallochaperone HypA has translation MHELSIVMSILEIADAEAQKANATHIEEIELEIGQLNTVEIDAFNFAWEQAVKDTILSKAKKIIHHTAGKGKCMECGHLFFMEKLYDTCENCNSYFVEITEGKELKVKSITIEN, from the coding sequence ATGCATGAACTTTCCATTGTCATGAGCATTTTGGAAATTGCTGACGCGGAAGCTCAAAAAGCAAATGCCACTCACATTGAAGAAATTGAACTTGAAATCGGTCAGTTGAATACGGTGGAAATAGATGCATTTAATTTTGCCTGGGAACAAGCAGTAAAGGATACTATTTTGAGCAAAGCAAAAAAAATCATCCACCATACTGCAGGAAAAGGGAAATGTATGGAATGCGGTCATCTGTTCTTCATGGAAAAATTGTATGACACTTGCGAAAATTGTAACAGTTATTTTGTGGAGATCACAGAAGGTAAGGAACTGAAAGTGAAGAGTATTACTATTGAAAATTGA
- the hypB gene encoding hydrogenase nickel incorporation protein HypB has protein sequence MCATCGCVDTHHHHLGEDHTHHHGEKSIVEVEKDILYQNNLLAERNRGYFDAKNIFCINLVSSPGSGKTTLLERTLTDLKGEISFSVIEGDQQTTNDADRIHATGTKVTQINTGKGCHLDAHMVLHALQGLKPPADSILFIENVGNLVCPAMFDLGEKERVVIMSVTEGDDKPLKYPDMFHTSTVCIINKTDLLPYVNFNVEKAKEYALKVNHQLKIFEVSATTGEGMDVWYSWLTQHVQALQEA, from the coding sequence ATGTGTGCTACATGCGGTTGCGTTGATACGCACCACCATCATCTGGGAGAAGATCATACTCACCACCACGGAGAAAAATCCATTGTGGAAGTGGAAAAGGATATTTTGTATCAAAACAATCTGCTTGCCGAACGCAACCGCGGCTATTTTGATGCCAAAAATATCTTCTGTATCAACCTTGTCAGTTCACCCGGTTCAGGAAAAACAACCCTCCTGGAAAGGACACTCACTGATCTGAAAGGTGAGATTTCTTTTTCAGTGATAGAAGGAGACCAGCAAACTACCAATGATGCTGACAGAATCCACGCCACCGGTACCAAAGTCACTCAGATCAATACCGGCAAAGGTTGTCACCTGGATGCGCACATGGTGCTGCATGCCCTTCAGGGATTAAAACCACCTGCTGATTCTATCCTTTTTATAGAGAATGTGGGCAATCTGGTATGTCCTGCTATGTTTGATCTCGGCGAAAAAGAAAGAGTGGTCATCATGAGCGTGACAGAAGGGGACGACAAACCATTAAAATATCCGGATATGTTCCATACGTCAACCGTTTGTATCATCAATAAAACAGACCTGCTTCCTTATGTCAATTTTAATGTTGAAAAAGCCAAAGAATATGCTTTGAAAGTCAATCACCAATTAAAAATATTTGAGGTCAGTGCCACTACAGGTGAAGGTATGGATGTTTGGTATTCATGGCTGACGCAACATGTTCAGGCATTGCAGGAAGCATAG